A genomic stretch from Candidatus Thiothrix anitrata includes:
- the aroB gene encoding 3-dehydroquinate synthase has product MQTLQLDLGERSYPIHIGQGLLQQPELVTPHIRGKSAVVVSNTTVAPLYLQTTDAMLAGLKHSAAILPDGEEYKNLDTLNQIYTHLLENKADRKTTLIALGGGVVGDMTGYAAASYQRGVNFIQIPTTLLAMVDSSVGGKTGVNHPLGKNMIGAFHQPQCVLIDTDTLNTLADRELSAGIAEVVKYGLIRDPAFLTWLDENMDGLLARDPQTLTYAIYRSCEHKAEVVAADERESGQRALLNLGHTFGHAIEASMGYGQWLHGEAVATGMVMAAQMSQQMGWLGTDEVAYVRHILQRARLPVDPPAQMSGADFARYMSVDKKVLDGTMRLVLMKSLGESIVTADFDPDALKRVLLGTSAV; this is encoded by the coding sequence ATGCAAACCCTCCAGCTTGATCTTGGCGAGCGCAGTTACCCGATTCACATTGGTCAAGGTTTGTTGCAACAGCCTGAACTGGTTACGCCGCACATTCGCGGTAAAAGTGCGGTGGTGGTGTCCAATACCACAGTTGCACCGCTGTATTTACAGACAACCGACGCGATGTTGGCGGGGTTAAAGCATTCCGCTGCCATTTTGCCGGATGGGGAGGAATACAAAAATCTGGATACGCTGAACCAGATTTACACGCATTTGCTCGAAAACAAAGCGGATCGTAAAACCACCTTGATTGCCTTGGGTGGTGGTGTTGTTGGTGATATGACCGGTTATGCAGCAGCGAGTTACCAGCGTGGGGTGAATTTTATTCAGATTCCGACCACTTTGCTGGCTATGGTGGATTCGTCGGTGGGCGGTAAAACCGGGGTCAATCATCCGCTGGGTAAAAACATGATTGGGGCGTTTCACCAGCCGCAATGCGTGTTGATTGACACCGATACCCTCAATACGCTGGCAGATCGTGAACTCAGTGCGGGCATTGCGGAAGTAGTGAAGTACGGTTTGATTCGTGACCCAGCGTTTTTGACTTGGTTAGACGAAAACATGGACGGTTTGCTGGCGCGTGATCCGCAAACTTTGACCTACGCGATTTACCGCTCGTGCGAACACAAGGCGGAAGTGGTAGCGGCTGATGAGCGTGAATCCGGGCAACGGGCGTTGCTCAATTTGGGGCATACCTTCGGGCACGCGATTGAAGCCAGCATGGGCTATGGGCAATGGTTGCATGGTGAAGCAGTCGCAACGGGGATGGTAATGGCGGCGCAAATGTCACAGCAAATGGGATGGCTGGGTACGGATGAAGTGGCTTACGTGCGTCATATTTTACAACGCGCCCGCTTGCCGGTTGACCCGCCAGCGCAGATGAGTGGCGCGGATTTTGCGCGTTACATGTCCGTGGATAAGAAAGTGCTGGATGGCACGATGCGGCTGGTATTGATGAAATCGTTGGGTGAATCCATCGTTACGGCTGACTTTGACCCGGACGCGCTTAAACGGGTTTTGCTGGGAACTTCAGCGGTGTAA
- a CDS encoding efflux RND transporter permease subunit, translated as MIAWFVRNPVAANILMVLVMVLGAYSTLNRIPLEVFPEFELDVVNITVAYPGATPSEIEDGIITRVEEAIADLQGIIEILSDASEGSAQIRVEIDKQHDVTELVNQIKTRVDGIVNRLPADAERPVVEQMTRRREVISVVLASNQLSEAELRLQAEEVRDEMLRLPGITQADLGGVRPFEISISVPQTTLRQYGITLDTIAQAIRNASRDIPGGTVKTSGGDILVRSLGQAYQQAEFANITVISGNDGSTIRLGDIASINDGFNEDELYSEYDEQKAAFINVYRIGDQNAITLANTIKNYIAERRSNLPTGTTLEYWRDNSKTIKARLSTLTSSAIQSAILVFIVLTLFLRIDLAFWIMLGIPVSFLGALWLMPELGVTLNLVSMFAFILVLGIVVDDAIVTGENIYSHVKRHDDPLRAAVEGTQEITVPVTFGVMTTVAAFSPLLFMAGDRGPIFAQIPLIVIPVLIFSLIQSKFVLPVHLRHLHPRRDDEIGAFTRFQRKFSNGLENFVERVYRPSLEIALNWRYLVISTFIVLFILTLTLPMSGRMKFTFFPRVQSEFATATLQMQEGTPIDMTTRHIERMAEAATQLQAKYIEPTTGESIIQHILVTVGATGSSGRRGESTGKSHLGSVTFEITPPEERTLAISSTALTNEWRKLIGAIPGAQEISFRAEIAQGGSPLAVQLRGNDFAEMAQVADKIKAKMAEYDGVFDIKNSFEGGKQEVQLRIRPEAEQLGLTLGAIGTQVRHAIFGAEAQRIQRDKSEVKVMVRYPKEERYSLADLQNLLIRTADGAEIPLIEVADINLGQGAPKISRVNRQKIIDVTADVDKGRINIPKVVADFRVWLDAELQQHPGVGYDMEGEQKEQRESMSSLFMGLGFALMAIYILLAIPLQSYAQPLVVMSVIPFSIIGAFGGHTLMGMDLSISSMFGLLALFGVVVNDSLVMVDRINHTLKTGMAVAAAVREAGATRFRPILLTSLTTFAGMTPLLLDKTTQAQFLIPMAVSLGFGILFATFLALYLVPALYLVKEDVRELPAKLFGKSHKIAKTSAKDSMV; from the coding sequence ATGATTGCTTGGTTCGTCCGCAACCCTGTTGCTGCCAACATCCTGATGGTTCTCGTCATGGTATTAGGAGCGTATTCCACTCTCAACCGTATTCCACTGGAAGTTTTCCCCGAATTTGAGTTAGATGTGGTCAATATTACTGTCGCCTACCCCGGTGCGACCCCTAGCGAAATCGAAGACGGTATTATTACTCGCGTCGAAGAAGCCATTGCCGATCTGCAAGGCATTATCGAAATCCTCAGTGATGCTTCGGAAGGCTCGGCACAGATACGCGTCGAAATCGACAAACAACACGACGTAACCGAGCTGGTCAACCAAATCAAAACCCGCGTGGATGGCATTGTCAATCGCCTGCCCGCCGATGCGGAACGCCCGGTGGTCGAACAAATGACCCGCCGCCGCGAAGTCATCAGTGTGGTGCTGGCCAGCAACCAACTGTCGGAAGCGGAATTGCGCCTACAAGCCGAGGAAGTGCGTGATGAAATGCTGCGCCTGCCCGGTATTACCCAAGCCGATTTGGGCGGAGTACGCCCGTTTGAAATTAGCATCAGCGTGCCGCAAACTACTCTGCGCCAATACGGAATCACCCTTGATACGATTGCACAAGCCATTCGTAATGCCTCGCGAGACATTCCCGGCGGCACGGTCAAAACCAGTGGCGGCGATATTTTGGTGCGCAGTCTGGGGCAAGCCTACCAGCAAGCGGAGTTCGCCAATATTACCGTGATCAGCGGCAATGATGGCTCAACCATCCGTCTCGGTGACATTGCCAGCATCAACGATGGCTTCAACGAAGACGAACTTTATTCCGAATACGACGAGCAAAAAGCCGCCTTCATCAACGTCTACCGCATCGGCGACCAGAATGCGATTACCCTTGCCAATACTATCAAGAATTACATTGCCGAACGTCGCAGCAATCTACCAACCGGAACCACGCTGGAATATTGGCGTGACAATTCCAAGACCATCAAGGCGCGTCTTTCCACCCTGACTTCCAGCGCAATTCAAAGTGCAATACTGGTGTTTATTGTGCTAACGCTATTCCTGCGCATTGATCTGGCGTTCTGGATTATGCTGGGAATTCCGGTGAGCTTTCTCGGCGCATTGTGGCTAATGCCGGAATTGGGGGTAACGCTCAATCTGGTAAGCATGTTTGCGTTTATTCTGGTGCTGGGGATTGTGGTCGACGATGCCATTGTCACCGGGGAAAATATTTATTCGCACGTCAAACGCCATGATGACCCACTACGGGCAGCCGTCGAGGGTACACAGGAAATTACCGTGCCGGTGACGTTCGGGGTGATGACCACAGTGGCAGCGTTTTCACCGTTGCTGTTTATGGCAGGGGATCGCGGCCCGATTTTCGCGCAAATCCCGCTTATCGTGATTCCGGTGCTAATCTTCTCGCTGATCCAGTCAAAATTCGTATTGCCGGTGCATTTGCGCCATTTGCACCCACGCCGTGACGATGAAATCGGTGCGTTCACCCGTTTCCAGCGTAAATTTTCTAACGGGTTAGAAAATTTTGTCGAGCGCGTTTATCGCCCCTCGCTGGAAATCGCGCTCAACTGGCGTTATCTGGTGATCAGCACATTCATTGTCTTGTTTATCCTTACCCTGACCTTGCCGATGAGCGGACGCATGAAATTCACCTTCTTCCCACGTGTGCAAAGCGAATTTGCCACTGCCACTTTGCAAATGCAGGAGGGCACGCCGATTGACATGACCACACGCCACATCGAGCGCATGGCGGAAGCTGCCACCCAATTACAGGCAAAATACATCGAGCCGACCACCGGCGAGAGTATTATCCAGCATATTCTCGTCACGGTTGGTGCAACCGGCTCTTCTGGCCGACGTGGTGAAAGTACCGGCAAATCACATCTGGGCAGTGTCACCTTCGAGATTACCCCCCCTGAAGAACGTACTCTAGCCATCAGCAGCACCGCTTTGACCAACGAATGGCGTAAACTGATCGGTGCTATCCCCGGCGCACAAGAAATCAGTTTCCGTGCTGAAATTGCTCAAGGTGGCAGCCCCTTAGCGGTGCAATTGCGCGGCAATGATTTTGCAGAAATGGCACAGGTTGCTGACAAAATCAAAGCGAAAATGGCGGAATACGACGGTGTTTTCGACATCAAAAACAGCTTTGAAGGCGGCAAACAGGAAGTGCAATTGCGTATCCGCCCCGAAGCCGAACAACTGGGCTTAACACTGGGTGCTATCGGTACGCAAGTGCGCCATGCGATTTTTGGTGCGGAAGCTCAGCGCATCCAGCGAGATAAATCGGAAGTCAAAGTGATGGTGCGTTACCCCAAAGAGGAACGCTACTCACTGGCAGATTTACAAAACCTGTTGATCCGCACCGCCGATGGTGCGGAAATTCCCCTGATTGAGGTCGCGGACATTAATTTGGGGCAGGGTGCGCCAAAAATTTCACGGGTCAACCGCCAAAAGATCATTGATGTCACTGCCGATGTCGACAAAGGGCGCATCAATATCCCCAAGGTTGTCGCCGATTTTCGCGTGTGGCTGGATGCAGAATTGCAGCAACATCCGGGTGTGGGCTATGACATGGAGGGCGAGCAAAAAGAACAGCGTGAGTCGATGAGCAGCTTGTTCATGGGGCTGGGTTTTGCCTTGATGGCGATTTACATCTTGCTGGCGATCCCGTTGCAATCGTATGCGCAACCGTTGGTGGTCATGAGTGTGATTCCGTTTTCGATTATCGGTGCATTCGGTGGACACACCTTGATGGGCATGGATTTGAGCATCAGTAGCATGTTCGGCTTGCTGGCACTGTTTGGGGTAGTGGTGAACGATTCCCTCGTGATGGTGGATCGTATTAACCACACCCTCAAAACCGGCATGGCAGTTGCAGCAGCGGTGAGGGAGGCAGGTGCTACCCGTTTCCGTCCGATTTTGCTAACCTCACTCACCACGTTTGCCGGAATGACTCCGCTGTTGCTGGACAAGACCACGCAAGCACAATTCCTGATCCCAATGGCGGTGTCACTGGGCTTCGGGATTTTGTTTGCGACCTTCCTTGCCTTGTATCTAGTACCTGCGTTGTATCTGGTGAAAGAGGACGTGCGTGAATTACCCGCCAAACTGTTCGGCAAGTCTCACAAAATCGCCAAAACATCCGCCAAGGATTCAATGGTGTAA
- a CDS encoding SEFIR domain-containing protein gives MTKVFISYSHDSQPHRDFIRGLADQLRTDGLDCLIDQYVNGFPPEGWQRWMENQIEAADFVLLVCTETYLRRYRGQEINGGKGVTFEGVVISQTLYDHYYRNTKFVPVLPEGGDFGHVPLPLKPYSIYTLPQQYDSLYRYLTAQPEYLAPAVGSRRIMPPAQGASVMPTSPPTPAPVNTLGNLTAERRARLQEKLRLLYQQYDLETRVEEKMRTKAIIDQTEADLRGL, from the coding sequence ATGACCAAGGTTTTCATCAGTTACAGCCATGACTCCCAACCCCACCGCGATTTTATACGCGGGCTTGCTGACCAATTACGTACTGACGGGCTGGATTGTTTGATTGACCAATACGTGAACGGCTTTCCGCCCGAAGGTTGGCAACGTTGGATGGAAAACCAGATTGAAGCCGCTGATTTTGTGTTGTTGGTTTGCACTGAAACCTATTTGCGGCGTTACCGTGGGCAGGAAATCAACGGCGGTAAAGGCGTTACGTTTGAGGGTGTGGTGATTTCACAAACGCTGTACGACCACTATTACCGCAATACCAAATTTGTGCCGGTATTGCCTGAGGGTGGGGATTTTGGGCATGTGCCGTTGCCGTTAAAGCCGTACAGTATTTACACGCTACCCCAACAATACGACAGCCTGTACCGCTACCTGACAGCACAGCCTGAGTATCTTGCGCCCGCCGTTGGCAGCAGACGGATTATGCCGCCAGCACAAGGGGCATCCGTCATGCCGACCTCGCCACCTACACCCGCGCCGGTTAATACACTGGGTAATCTCACAGCCGAACGGCGGGCGCGTTTGCAGGAAAAGTTGCGCCTCCTGTATCAGCAATACGATCTGGAAACCCGCGTTGAAGAGAAGATGCGTACAAAGGCGATCATTGACCAGACTGAAGCCGATTTGCGGGGGCTGTAA
- the pilQ gene encoding type IV pilus secretin PilQ has translation MKTIKHAVAMALFLSSAAVVDVVFAAGNLLQAVTAQPVSVNKTELRLQFNAPVTPPKGEVLENPPRLVFDFPGTEVSPTSRQKIVNMGKIQAVEAAGNKGKARVVVRMQQLVNYTVEVRGNAMIMVFDAGTSRAKESLPKFATSGKATTAGVVPELPSAVVLPEPPKALADPSYKWYVPPTGHAAQPAPATPVRVAPTPVAVAAPPVQAARNMSELRGIDFRREPDGGARIVLELPSADTKVNENKRGNAVTVSMMDVDVPKHLQQRMDVLDFGTPVTEVDVAQRDMGARILISAREGFTHRTQRRGNEYTVFIDKAKVISPAEKLTLGEKKKKTFTGEKLSLNFQDIEVRAVLQLLADFTNKNIVVSDTVQGNITVRLKDVPWDQALDIVLESKNLGMRENGNVIWVAPAPELESKEKQEMEAIKAKQELEPLVTEYIAINFAKAVDLEALIHKGKTDDKQSLLSPRGTVSVDERTNTLLVKDTISQVESIRDLVKTLDVPVQQVLIESRIVTANDEFGKELGARFGVTPKWINKDSVGIGSLNGSDKYYTSIAEAAADETGKTPITIPGLNDRLSVNLPVVGAAGKFGFSLLSKDFMVDLELSALQAESKGEIISTPKVMTSNQTKATIEQGVEIPYQEASASGATSVSFKKAVLSMEVTPQITPDEHISMDLKVNQDTVGQVFAGVPSINTREIQTKVLVENGQTVVLGGVHEEENLRDTTKVPVLGDVPVLGRLFRTDRKSNDKRELLIFVTPKIVDGKS, from the coding sequence ATGAAAACAATAAAACACGCCGTTGCTATGGCACTCTTTTTGTCATCTGCTGCCGTTGTTGATGTGGTATTCGCTGCTGGTAATTTATTACAAGCAGTGACTGCGCAACCGGTTTCGGTCAATAAAACGGAGTTGCGTTTGCAGTTCAATGCGCCTGTTACTCCGCCTAAGGGTGAAGTCCTGGAAAATCCGCCGCGTTTAGTATTTGATTTTCCGGGCACGGAGGTGAGTCCCACAAGCCGTCAGAAAATCGTGAATATGGGTAAGATTCAGGCAGTAGAAGCCGCTGGAAATAAGGGTAAAGCCCGTGTTGTGGTCAGAATGCAGCAATTAGTGAATTACACCGTGGAAGTTCGGGGTAACGCTATGATTATGGTGTTCGACGCTGGAACATCAAGGGCAAAGGAGTCATTACCCAAGTTTGCGACTTCCGGGAAGGCGACTACGGCCGGTGTTGTGCCTGAATTGCCATCAGCGGTGGTGCTGCCTGAGCCACCAAAGGCCTTAGCTGACCCTAGTTATAAATGGTATGTGCCTCCTACAGGTCATGCGGCGCAACCCGCGCCTGCGACACCTGTGAGGGTTGCTCCTACGCCTGTTGCTGTGGCTGCACCACCAGTCCAAGCAGCAAGAAATATGTCGGAGTTGCGCGGTATAGATTTTCGGCGTGAACCTGATGGTGGAGCGCGTATCGTGCTTGAGTTGCCATCGGCTGATACCAAGGTGAATGAGAATAAGCGTGGCAATGCAGTGACCGTTTCTATGATGGATGTGGATGTCCCTAAGCATTTGCAACAACGTATGGATGTGCTGGATTTTGGCACGCCAGTTACCGAAGTGGATGTGGCGCAGCGTGACATGGGAGCGCGTATTCTAATTTCGGCGCGTGAAGGCTTTACCCATCGTACTCAGCGCAGAGGCAATGAATACACCGTGTTCATTGATAAGGCCAAGGTGATTTCCCCAGCGGAGAAGCTAACTTTGGGTGAAAAGAAAAAGAAAACATTTACAGGTGAAAAGCTTTCTCTCAATTTCCAAGACATTGAAGTACGGGCGGTATTGCAATTGCTGGCCGATTTCACCAATAAAAACATCGTAGTCAGTGATACTGTTCAAGGTAATATTACGGTGCGTTTAAAAGATGTACCGTGGGATCAGGCATTGGATATTGTGCTGGAATCCAAAAACTTAGGTATGCGCGAAAATGGCAATGTCATTTGGGTTGCTCCCGCGCCTGAATTAGAAAGCAAAGAAAAGCAGGAAATGGAGGCTATCAAAGCTAAGCAAGAGCTGGAGCCGTTAGTAACAGAATACATTGCGATTAATTTTGCTAAAGCCGTCGATCTGGAAGCCTTGATTCACAAGGGTAAAACCGACGATAAACAGTCCTTGTTATCGCCGCGCGGCACAGTATCCGTGGATGAGCGTACCAATACCTTGCTGGTGAAAGATACCATCAGCCAAGTGGAATCCATCCGAGACTTGGTGAAAACACTGGATGTGCCAGTGCAACAAGTGTTGATCGAATCGCGTATTGTGACTGCCAATGACGAATTCGGTAAAGAGTTGGGGGCGCGTTTCGGGGTAACCCCGAAGTGGATCAACAAAGATAGCGTGGGTATCGGCAGTCTCAATGGTTCTGATAAATACTATACCAGTATTGCTGAAGCAGCAGCGGATGAAACGGGTAAAACCCCAATCACGATTCCGGGTTTGAATGATCGCTTAAGTGTGAATTTACCTGTCGTCGGTGCGGCTGGTAAGTTCGGATTCTCTTTGTTGTCAAAAGATTTCATGGTGGATTTGGAATTGTCGGCATTGCAGGCGGAAAGCAAGGGTGAAATTATTTCCACACCAAAAGTCATGACATCTAACCAAACCAAGGCGACTATCGAGCAAGGTGTGGAGATTCCGTATCAAGAAGCTTCCGCCAGCGGTGCAACCAGTGTTTCCTTTAAAAAGGCCGTGTTGAGCATGGAGGTAACGCCACAAATTACCCCGGATGAACACATTTCAATGGATTTGAAGGTTAACCAAGATACCGTGGGGCAAGTATTTGCCGGAGTGCCGAGTATTAATACCCGCGAAATCCAAACCAAAGTGCTGGTTGAAAATGGTCAAACGGTGGTATTAGGCGGGGTACACGAAGAGGAGAATTTGCGTGATACCACCAAAGTACCAGTACTAGGTGATGTGCCAGTGTTAGGGCGTTTGTTCCGTACCGATAGAAAAAGCAATGACAAACGTGAGTTGTTGATCTTTGTAACACCAAAAATTGTCGATGGTAAGTCTTAA
- a CDS encoding HAD family hydrolase: MQLTLKLIAFDLFGVVISDGHLVTHGLLPLLPPTVTKAAVKPYYDAYTGGQISEAAFWEGIGLTLESPIRQQFLNFFELDADLAAVTYALSQRYRLSILSNLGAEWGEMLEARFAFSERFEPRIISGAVQCQKPEPAIYEVLITASGVGGEHIAFIDDRRENLAVAKRFGMTTIHYRREADAHPFEPDYTIESLADVLAIL; this comes from the coding sequence ATGCAACTCACCCTCAAACTCATCGCCTTCGATCTGTTCGGTGTCGTGATTTCCGACGGACACCTCGTTACCCACGGTCTGCTGCCATTGTTACCACCCACAGTAACCAAAGCCGCCGTCAAGCCGTATTACGATGCTTACACCGGCGGGCAGATTAGCGAAGCGGCGTTTTGGGAAGGCATCGGTTTGACGTTGGAATCGCCGATTCGCCAGCAATTCCTCAACTTTTTTGAATTGGATGCGGACTTGGCGGCAGTAACCTACGCGCTGTCACAGCGTTACCGCCTCAGCATCCTCTCCAATTTGGGGGCGGAATGGGGTGAGATGCTGGAAGCGCGGTTTGCCTTCAGCGAACGTTTTGAGCCGCGTATTATCAGCGGTGCAGTTCAGTGTCAAAAGCCGGAACCGGCGATTTACGAAGTGCTGATAACAGCCAGCGGGGTAGGGGGTGAACACATCGCCTTCATCGACGACCGCCGCGAAAATCTGGCGGTGGCCAAGCGTTTTGGTATGACCACCATCCATTACCGGCGCGAAGCCGACGCGCACCCGTTTGAGCCGGATTACACCATTGAATCCTTGGCGGATGTTTTGGCGATTTTGTGA
- a CDS encoding pilus assembly protein PilP — translation MISYPNRVRLRLLIKFLAGVGLLLSLSGCNDDTSDLSIYMEEVKARVPAPIEPIPEMKPYVRFIYPGHEISPFDSKILAPDKDPQLKGVMMPDANRVPEFLEGFPLDGLRMVGTVYQGKDLWALIRIPDGAVHRVRAGNYLGKNHGKVIKVEEMRVTLQELVENGFGGYKEQENSIALSDVVEDKP, via the coding sequence ATGATTAGCTATCCCAATAGAGTACGGTTGCGGTTATTGATTAAGTTTTTAGCGGGTGTTGGCTTGTTATTGTCGCTTTCAGGTTGTAACGATGATACTTCGGACTTGAGTATTTACATGGAAGAAGTAAAGGCCAGAGTGCCTGCGCCGATTGAACCGATTCCTGAAATGAAGCCTTATGTGCGATTTATTTATCCGGGGCATGAGATCAGCCCGTTTGATTCCAAAATTCTGGCACCTGATAAAGACCCGCAACTCAAGGGGGTGATGATGCCTGATGCCAACCGTGTCCCTGAATTTTTAGAGGGTTTCCCGTTGGATGGTTTACGCATGGTGGGTACGGTGTATCAGGGTAAAGATTTGTGGGCTTTGATTCGAATCCCAGATGGTGCAGTGCATCGGGTGCGTGCGGGGAATTACCTCGGTAAGAATCATGGCAAAGTCATCAAAGTTGAAGAAATGCGCGTGACTTTGCAAGAGTTAGTAGAAAATGGTTTTGGCGGTTACAAAGAACAGGAAAACTCGATTGCACTGAGCGATGTGGTTGAAGATAAACCATGA
- a CDS encoding DUF433 domain-containing protein yields the protein MTLEKVHYLYGRISIDPDVCNGKPVIRGKRITVHTILDYLSAGESVSEILRQHPSLEAEDIPACLAFASRLMDQRYTLQKIA from the coding sequence ATGACACTGGAAAAAGTACATTATCTGTACGGCAGGATCAGCATTGATCCTGATGTGTGTAATGGCAAACCAGTTATCCGGGGCAAACGGATTACCGTGCATACCATTTTGGACTATCTCAGTGCTGGGGAAAGTGTCAGCGAGATATTACGCCAGCATCCATCATTGGAAGCTGAGGATATTCCTGCGTGTTTGGCTTTTGCCAGTCGGTTGATGGATCAGCGTTATACCCTCCAGAAAATTGCCTGA
- a CDS encoding shikimate kinase: MQNNIILVGLMGAGKSTIGRQLARRLNLTFYDSDKVIEERTGVGIPTIFEIEGEAGFREREEQIIAELTAMPNILLATGGGSVLRETNRQHIKEGGCVIYLRASAEHLFQRIKHDRSRPLMQTSHPLQTLRDLLKMREPLYLEVADLIVPTGKQKVNVILRDIYTKLKQLQEVSHANPPA, from the coding sequence ATGCAAAACAACATCATTCTGGTGGGTCTGATGGGCGCGGGAAAATCCACCATAGGTCGACAACTCGCCCGGAGACTGAACCTGACGTTCTACGATTCTGATAAGGTAATCGAAGAGCGTACTGGTGTCGGTATCCCCACCATCTTTGAAATCGAAGGTGAAGCGGGCTTCCGTGAGCGCGAGGAACAGATCATTGCCGAATTGACCGCAATGCCCAACATTTTGTTGGCTACCGGCGGCGGCAGCGTCTTGCGTGAAACCAACCGCCAGCACATTAAAGAAGGCGGTTGCGTCATCTATTTACGTGCCAGTGCTGAGCATTTGTTTCAGCGCATTAAGCACGACCGCAGCCGTCCTTTGATGCAAACCAGTCACCCATTACAGACTTTACGCGATTTGTTGAAAATGCGTGAACCGTTGTATTTGGAAGTTGCCGATTTAATCGTGCCAACCGGTAAGCAGAAAGTGAATGTTATTTTGCGCGATATTTACACCAAACTAAAACAGTTACAGGAAGTTTCCCATGCAAACCCTCCAGCTTGA
- a CDS encoding type IV pilus inner membrane component PilO codes for MNLNEINSLAEDPASVSWSVKGLALAVLMGVVLFLGYKLVIVNQIEELEVVEQREQELRQTFETRQKRASQLPLYQAQLAEMEHVFGDLLKQLPSNVEIPGLILDISEKGLSNGLELELFEPTADVLMDFYAEKPIKIIAKGSYRELATFVSDIAGLPRIVTISDIMLKPDGENTEKLRMEAMVRTYRYLDDSMVEPVATQEGVAG; via the coding sequence ATGAATCTTAATGAGATTAATAGTTTAGCGGAAGATCCCGCAAGTGTCTCTTGGTCAGTTAAGGGTTTGGCCTTGGCGGTATTAATGGGGGTGGTGTTATTTTTGGGTTATAAGTTGGTGATTGTGAATCAAATCGAAGAATTGGAAGTGGTGGAACAGCGGGAACAAGAGTTACGCCAAACTTTTGAAACACGCCAAAAACGAGCGAGTCAGTTGCCTTTATATCAAGCGCAGTTGGCAGAAATGGAGCATGTGTTTGGTGATTTATTGAAGCAATTACCCAGCAATGTGGAAATTCCGGGGTTGATTCTCGATATTTCTGAGAAAGGTTTATCTAACGGCCTAGAGTTGGAATTATTTGAACCGACCGCTGATGTGTTGATGGATTTCTATGCAGAGAAGCCTATTAAAATCATTGCGAAAGGTAGTTATCGTGAATTGGCAACATTTGTGAGCGATATTGCGGGATTGCCGCGTATTGTGACCATTAGCGATATTATGTTGAAGCCCGATGGCGAGAATACCGAGAAGCTGCGGATGGAAGCGATGGTACGCACTTACCGCTATTTAGATGATTCGATGGTTGAGCCAGTTGCAACTCAAGAGGGAGTCGCCGGATGA
- a CDS encoding DUF5615 family PIN-like protein — protein sequence MKKYLIDVNLPRYFSLWSGEAYEHVVNINDEMKDSEIWEYAKQHNLVIVTKDADFSDRILLAEPPPRIIHIRTGNMKMRDFHQHLSQLWDQVCLLSDTYKLVQVYNDRIEGVG from the coding sequence ATGAAAAAGTACCTTATTGACGTAAACCTGCCACGTTACTTTTCACTGTGGTCGGGTGAGGCATACGAACACGTTGTCAACATTAATGACGAAATGAAAGATAGCGAAATATGGGAGTATGCCAAACAGCACAATCTAGTGATTGTTACCAAAGATGCTGATTTTTCAGATCGTATTTTATTGGCTGAGCCACCACCCCGTATTATCCACATCAGGACGGGTAATATGAAAATGCGTGATTTTCACCAACATCTTAGCCAATTATGGGATCAGGTTTGTCTGTTGAGTGACACTTATAAACTGGTTCAGGTTTACAATGACCGGATTGAGGGAGTCGGCTGA